A DNA window from Helianthus annuus cultivar XRQ/B chromosome 15, HanXRQr2.0-SUNRISE, whole genome shotgun sequence contains the following coding sequences:
- the LOC110901399 gene encoding uncharacterized protein LOC110901399, with protein sequence MGLKCHKVLFTLVVFFLGMFINNISLASGVKTLDDGWSPISPSDPTMVDIAKFAVNTHNEGHPESRVVFDSLVSGWVSGYPNPTYNMTIAAKSDIVRKYLALLAERPYMNSLWLLDWQGPI encoded by the coding sequence ATGGGCTTAAAGTGTCATAAGGTTCTTTTTACTTTAGTTGTCTTCTTTTTGGGGATGTTTATCAATAACATCTCCCTTGCATCTGGTGTCAAAACACTTGATGATGGATGGAGCCCCATCTCACCAAGTGACCCAACAATGGTGGATATTGCAAAGTTTGCAGTGAACACACACAACGAAGGGCATCCTGAAAGTAGAGTTGTCTTTGATAGTTTGGTAAGTGGTTGGGTCTCAGGTTATCCAAACCCAACCTACAATATGACCATCGCAGCTAAAAGCGATATAGTGAGGAAGTATTTAGCCCTTCTTGCTGAGAGGCCATATATGAACTCTTTGTGGCTTCTAGACTGGCAAGGGCCTATTTAG